Part of the Sporichthyaceae bacterium genome, CGACCAGCCCGTACGCGCCGACCTCGGCGGCGCGGCGCAGCGCCTCGCCCAGCGGCAGGTCGGAGTCCACCGGGATGGCGCGGCGGGTCAGCCCGCGCACGGCGAGCTCCGGCAGCTTCTCCCGCAGTTGCGCCCCGCGCATGGCCGCGGTCGCCCCGACCCAGATGAATCCGGCCAGCAACGCTCCCCAGACCATGGAGAACGGTTGTGCCTTCCGATCCCCCCACGAGTCGATGAGCAGCGGCACGAAGAACACCACGACGGCGAGCCCTCGGCCCACCCAGCCGGCGGCCATGGTCGCGGTGTAGGTGCGCCCGGTGACCGCCCACAGCGTCGAGCGCAGCATCACTCCGCCGTCCAACGGCAGACCGGGCAGCAGGTTGAAGATGCCGACCACGATGTTCGCGTACATCAGCGCATCGAGTAGTTCCAGCGCGATGCGCAGGTGCACCGAGTCGTTGGGATCGGAGGCGGCCGATCCCCCGGTCAGCCCGCCGGGGTCCCCGCCGAGCGCATGGATGGCGGCCCAGGCGCCGATGCCGAGCGCGATGGACAGCGCTGGACCGGCCGCGGCGATGGCGAACTCCCGGCGCGGGCTGCGCGCCTGTCCGCCCATCTCGGTGACCCCGCCGAGCAGTTGCAGGGTGATCCGACGCACCGGCAAACCCATGCGCATGGCGGTCACCGCGTGACCGAGTTCGTGCACCAACACCGAGCCGTAGAGCAGCACCGCGTAGGCGAAGGAGACCGCGAAGCGCCCGGTGCCGATCTCCGGGATGTCGTAGCGGACGTTCGGCGCGAACATCACGGTAATCAGCAGTGCGACCACGGCCCAGGACGGGGTGACGTAGACCGGAACGCCCACCACCCGGCCCATCAGCCAGCCCGAGCCCCGTCGCGGGGCATCGTCGGCGGATGGACGGGCCGTGTCGGTCACCGCGCGTCCCCGCCTCTGCTCGTCCCTTGGTCCCGGCAGCGACGCCAGGGCTAATCCCCGATGGTATGGCGCCGCGCCGTCCGCTGCCCCGCGGCGCGACGCTCAGTCCGGCTCGGGCACCAAGTGCAACAGCGCGCTGCGCACACACATCAGCCCGGCGTGGTCGTCCAGGAAGCGGGCCACCACACGGCGGACCTCGGGGGTTCGGTAGTCCTCGATGACGATCCGACCGCCCTGCGTCAGCCGTGCCGCGACATCGGTCAAGCGGTCCACCGCGGGCCCGGTGAGGTAGACCAGCGCCGCCGAACCATCCGGCAGGGCGCCGTTGACCGGCACATCCACCCGCTCGGCACCGCCCGCGGCGCCGAGCACCACGGGTACGGCGACCGCGGCCGGGCCCAGCACCAGCAGCCGGCCGGGCACTCCAAGGACCGCGGCGGCCGCGTCGGCCAACTCCAGCAGTACCCGGGCGGACGGGGCGTCCGGGCCGCGGCGCAGCTGGTTGAGCGCGGTCCGAATCCCCTCGGGCACCTCATCGGTCTCGTAGAGCCGGTGCAGCGCCTCGGCCTCCGCCCGGGCGTCGGCCAGCTCCGCCCGCAATGGACCCAGCGAGGTGCGTATCTCCGCGCGTGCCGCGCGGAGCTTCCCGTTCGTCTTGCGCAGGCTGGACTGGACCTCAGCGAGCTGGTTGCGGGCCAGCTCCCGGGCCCGCCGGGCCCGCCGGACCTCGGCGGGGAAGGCACGGATCTGACGCAACGTGGTGCCCGGTTGCCGCCAGGCCTGCTGCCAATGCACCCTGCTCATCCTTCACACCGGGGATCAGAATCGGGCGCAGATTACCCGTGCCAGGTAAGCAGAATGCTCGCAAAACGCATCAAGACCTCCGCCATTCGGCGAGTCACCCGAAGACCTTCGGCCTGTTTTTCGCCGCCCGCGGAGCGCGATCGGCCCCACGCGCGTCGAATCGGCCACAAGTCCCTTCTATCTAGAGGTGTCAGGTTGTCGTCGTCTTTCTCCCCGGTCCGCCAGGTTGCGGCAGTCGCTGCCGGGTTCGTTGTGCTCGGCGCAGTTGCCATCGCCGCCTCGCCGGGCGGTGCGGAGGCGGCATCCACGCACGACAAGGTGGTCCAGAGTTACAACCAGATCTACGCCGGCCAGCAGCCGATGCTGGCTCCTTCGATGGACCGTTCGCACGTCCTTTTCACTGGGCTGCTGTCCGACCTCACGCTGGCCGCTGAGCCGGGCAACGAGGGCGCCTACATCAAGCTGGCCAAAAAGACCTGCGACGCGCTGCCCACCTGGGGTGCGCAGTCCGACCGGATCTCCCAGAACGTCGCAGCGCTGGTCGGGCACGACGTGGACGCCAACCAGCTGATCACCTTCGTGACCGCGTCGGCTCTCGCCTACTGCCCGGGCATGCAGCACTTCGCCACGGACTGAGGTCCCCACCGCACCAGACGTACTGATGCCCGTCGGACACGCCCCGACGGGCATCAGTCGCGTCCGCGGGGCCGAGCTTCCCTCCGCTCATTCATGAGCGCAGAGAGCACTGTCATACGCGAGTCGTCGAAATCACGCCCCCGGCGCCCCCGAAAATGACGGCCCACGTATGACAGTGGCGGTCCGGCGGGGGTAGAGGAACCGGGCTGGTCTGCCGACGAGGTGCGAGGGGTCATGGGTAAGGACGTCTCCACCGCGGAGTTCACGTCCGCGGATCGTCGCCGGTTCCGGGACAAACTGGCCCGCTGTCGGTCGGCGCTGGACCGCATGCTGGCCGAGGGCATGTTCCAGGAGGCCGGGTCGAAGGTCGGCATGGAACTCGAGCTGTACCTGGTAGACGCCGCCTTCGAGCCCAGCCTGAACAACGCCGACGTGCTGGCGGCGATCGACGACCCGCGTTGGCAGAGCGAGTTGGGCAAGTTCAACATCGAGCTGAACACCGACCCCCGCACACCGGCCGGAGACGGCTTCGCCGAGTTCCGCACCGAACTTGTGCAGAGCCTGGAGCACGCCGAGGCGATGGCGCAGCGGTTGGACACCCATCTGGTGATGGTGGGCATCCTGCCCACACTGCGCGAGGAACACATCGGACCGGCGGCGCTGTCGGAGTCCACGCGCTACGCCGCGCTCAATGACCAGCTCCTGGCCGCGCGCGGTGAGGAGTTCCGCATCGTCATCGACGGGACGGACCGGCTGGTGATGTCCGCCGACACCGTGGCCCACGAGGCTGCCTGCACCTCCGCGCAGTTCCACGTGCAGACCGAGCCCGCGGCCTTCGCCGATTGCTGGAACGCCGCGCAGGCCGTGGCGGCGGTACAGGTAGCGGTGGGCGCCAACTCCCCGCTGCTCTACGGGCATCGGCTGTGGGCGGAGACCCGGGTGCCGTTGTTCGAGCAGGCGGTGGATCCACGCCCGCCGGAGTTGAGGGTGCAGGGGGTGCGGCCGCGGGTGTGGTTCGGCGAACGCTGGATCGACTCGGTCGACGACCTGTTCGAGGAGAACACCCGCTACTTCCCGCCGCTGCTGCCGATCTGTGCTGACGAGGACCCGCTGGCAGCGCTCGACGCCGGCGGGGTCCCGTCGCTGTCCGAACTCACCCTGCACAACGGCACCGTCTACCGGTGGAACCGCCCGGTGTACTCCGTCGAGGACGACGTGGCGCACCTGCGGGTGGAGAACCGGGTGTTGCCCGCCGGGCCGACGGTCGCCGACACCGTGGCCAACGGCGCATTTTTCTTCGGCCTGGTGCGCGGGCTGACCGGGCACCGCGGCCGGGTGTGGGCGGACCTGGACTTTGACGCCGCCCGGGCCAATTTCCGAGTCGCGGCGCGGCACGGGCTGGACGCGACGCTCACCTGGCCCGGACTCGGCGAGGTGCCCGCGGTCGACCTGGTGCGGCACACGCTGTTGCCCATCGCCGCGGCCGGCCTGGACGACTGGGGCGTCTCCCCCGCCGAACGGGACGCCACCCTGGGCATCATCGAGGGCCGCTGCACCCACCGCCGCAACGGCGCCTCCTGGCAGCAGGATTTCCTCGCCGCACGGGAGAACGCCGGGCTCGATCGCGAGCAGGCGCTGCACGAACTGACCCAGCGTTACCACCAGTACATGCATGCAGGCGAACCCGTGCATACGTGGCCCCTGCCCTGAGGCGGATATTGCGGTGCCCCGCTGCCGGCGAGGTGGTTGGATCGCAACGGTGACCATCTCATTGCTTCCGGACGCCGGACTCGATGATCCGGTCCGGTACGCCCTGAGGGGCCCTCAGCACGCCCTCGGCGTGCACGCCGAGCACTGCGCCGCCTTCCGCGCCGACGTCGGACCGTTCGCGTTTCTGGACGACCCCGCCGACCCCGAGCACTGGGCGGCGTTGCGGGCATTGCTGCCCGATCGCACGGTCATCGTGCTCGACGTCCCCGACGGGCAGGTCCCCGCCGACTGGACGGTGCTGCGCCGGATCGTCGGCCGGCAGCTGGTCGACCCCGTCAGGCGGCAACTCGACGACCCCGAACTGGTCGAACTCGGCGAGGCCGATGGACCGCAGATGCTCGACCTGGTCAACCGCACCCAACCCGGCCCCTTCGCCGAGCGCACCATCGCCTTCGGCGGCTACCTCGGCCTGCGCGGTCCCGGCGGCGACCTGCGCGCGATGGCCGGGCGTCGGATGTGGTCCGGCAACGCCATCGAGATCAGCGCCGTCTGCGCCGACCCCGCGCACCGCGGCCAGGGCCTGGCCCGGCGCGTGGTGCACGCGGTATCCGCCGGCATCCAGGCGGACGGCGCGACGCCCTACCTGCACGTCGCGGACGCCAACACCCCGGCCCTGGGGCTGTACCACGCGATGGGCTTCGTCCTCCGCCGCGAGGTGCACTTCGTGGTGCTGACCCCCGCCGGCTAAGGCGTGACCGCGTTCAGGTGCAACGCGATCACTTCGGCTGCACCTTCGACGTCGAGACCGTGGCGCACGAGGCCGCCTGCACCTCCGCGCAGTTCCACGTGCAGACCGAGCCCGCGGCCTTCGCCGATTGCTGGAACGCCGCGCAGGCCGTGGCGGCGGTGCAGGTTGCGGTGGGCGCCAACTCCCCGCTGCTCTATGGGCATCGGCTGTGGGCGGAGACCCGGGTGCCGTTGTTCGAGCAGGCGGTGGATCCGCGCCCGCCGGAGTTGAGGGTGCAGGGGGTGCGGCCGCGGGTGTGGTTCGGCGAGCGCTGGATCGACTCGGTCTACGACCTGTTCCGAGGAGAACGCCCGTTACTTCCCGCCGCTGCCGATCTGTGGTGACGAGGATCCGTTGGCGGCGCTCGAGGCCAGCGGTTACATGGACCGCGCTCTGAGCGACCTCCGCCGCCGGGGCTACCCGGTGCTCGCGCAGGACGTCCCCCGGCTGTCTCCGGTTCGTGCGCCACCACATCGGCATCGACGGGCACTACAGCTTCCACCTACCCGAACTGGGAGGTACCCCATCGACCGCTGCGGGACCCCGACACTCCAGACGATGACGAGTGAGCCAGGAACGCCTGGGCGGAGCTGGTCTTAGCCGACGCAGAACTCATTGCCGTCGGGATCGAGCACGACCGTCCAGCTCCGCCCGTTGCGCTCCAGGTGCTCGCCGCGGCGGAGGGTTGAAGACGGCTCGTACGGCGGCTTCATCGCCTTCGATCTCGACCAGCCCACGGGTGTCGTCAAGGCCGAGCACACCCGCTGCCAGCCCGAGAACGATCGGGGCGTCAGCGCGCACGACGGCGTCAAGATCGCGACCATCATGCGGGCTCACCTCTGTGCCCGAGCGTGTCATCCGAACCTGGACCAGCACGCCATCGACCGCGATCCCCACCGTCGATGACCGGCGTGCGGCTGCCTTGCCAGTGAGTAGGACTGAGAGAGGCAGGACGAGCCATTCGGCGCGGAAGTGGTCGCCGCCTGGCCCGCGCGTCATGAGCGGCGTGGACCAGCGGATGAGGCCCTCGACCGGCTCCCGCAGCTCGGCGCCCCATGGGGTGAGCGCGTAGACGATGGCGTTGCCCTCCTCCGCCAGCCGTCGCTCGATGACTCCGGCGGTCTCCAGGTCGCGGAGCCGGTCGGCGAGCAGGTTGGTGGCCACACCGGGGAGCCCTTCGAACAGCTCGCGGTAGCGCGCGGGAGCCATCAGCAGCTGGCGGACGATCAGCAGGTTCCACCGGTCGCCCACGACATCGAGCGCCCGGGCGAGACCGCAGTAGTGGCCGTAGTTTCGACTCATCCCAGTCACTTTACAATCTCAAGCACGCCTGACAACATCTAGTAGAGCTGGCCGGAACGAAGGGCAGTGATGGCAGACACGGGAAGACCTGCGTGGGTCGACGACGAGCTGTTCCCATTCGAGAGCCGCTTCGTCGATATCGGCGGGCACACGGTGCACTACGTGGACGAAGGATCGGGGCCGACGCTGCTGTTTCTGCACGGCAACCCGACCTGGTCGTTCGACTATCGCGACGTGGTCCGCGCGCTGCGGGACGAGTTCCGCTGCGTCGCGCTGGACTACCCCGGCTTCGGGCTGTCCTCGGCTGGGCCGGGCTACCGGTATCTCCCCGAGGAGCATGCCGCCGTGGTCGTGGATTTCCTTGACCACCTGGGCCTATCGGACGTCACCCTCGTTGCACACGACTGGGGAGGCCCGATCGGCTTGTACGCGGTCGAGCAGCGACCGGACACGTTCGAACGCCTCGTCCTGGCCAACACCTGGGCGTGGCCCCTCAACGGCGACCTGGTCGTCGAACTGGCCTCCCGCCTCATGGGTGGACCGATCGGGCGCGAGCTGATCCGGCGGTTCAACCTGTTCGTCAACGCGATGATCCCCGTCGGGCACCGGCTGCGAAAGCCGACCCCCGATGAGATGGCGCATTACCGGAACGCCCTCGCCACCCACAGCCGGCGCGAGGCATCGGCCGTATTCCCCCGGCGCATCACCGCCAGCCGCGACTTTCTCGCCGGTATCGAGGCCGGGCTCGCAGACCTCGCGGCACTCCCGACGCTCATCGTGTGGGGCGACGCCGACTTCGCCTTCCGAGCCAAGGAACGACAGCGATGGGAGCAGATCTTCGCCGACCACCGCACCGTGATCATCGAAGGCGCCGGCCACTTCGTGCAGTCCGACGCGCCCGAGGAGTTCGCGGCGGCGATCCGTGGCTGGTGGTCGGCACCGGACGGGCGGCGAACATCTCCGGCTCGCGAGGACATCCGGCGCAAAACGCCAAGGCAACCGTAGTGGCTTACGACGTACACCTCGCCGACCGTGTCCGGGAGCCGCTGGTGGACGGCTCGCCGGTGACCGAACAGAGGATGTTCGGAGGACTCGCCTTCCTCGTCGCCGGCAAGATCGCAGTAGCGGCAAGCAGCCAAGGTGGCCTTTTGGTGCGGGTCGATCCGGCACGCACCTACCATCTCCTCGCCACCACCAACGCGCGGCCGATGGAGATGAGAATCCGAGCGATCCAGGGCTGGCTACACATCGACGGCGACGACCTGCGCACCAAGCGCCAACTGGCCGAATGGATCGCCGTCGGGACAACCACCGCGAGAAACACGCCCGCCACGGGAGCGAATCGATGACCAGCACCCGCCCAGATCCCCGTCCCAGACCCTGATGCCCAGAAGGGCGCTGACATGGCCCCAGCCGCGACGCACAGCGGTGCACCCGACACCATGGCCCGGGCTCGCGCCGCGTTGCGCGACGTCGTCCCCAGCCTCGTCACACTTGTGAGCTGCATCCCTGACGCCAACTCAGCGTCGGTCGGTACCTGGACGGTGGGCGACGTCGCGGCTCACCTGTCCCATTCTTTTCGCGCCGACACCGACGCCATCGCCGGAAGGCCAGTCCCGGAAACCGTTGTGACGAAAGCGGGCATAGCCGAGGCCACCGCGAAGCTGCTGGCCGAGGACAGTGAACGGGACCCAGCTGCACTCGCGGCCCGCATCGGCACACTCGCAGGCGAGTTCGACGACGTCGCGTCGCGTTCGCAATCAGCGACCGTCGATTGGCTTCAAGGTACCCGCCTGCCGGTTTCGGCGGTGGCTTGTCACCTGCTGAACGAGTGCCTCATCCACGGCCATGACATCGCCACAGCCACCGGGCGACCGTGGCCGATACAGCGCCACCATGCCCTCCTCGCGATCGAGGCCTTCGTGCTTCCACTGATCGCGGCCCTGCCGCCCACCGCTTTCCTGAACCAAGAGAAGGCCGGATCCTTCCGAGCTCGCATCGAGCTGCGCCTACGCGGAGGCCAACGAACGGTAATGGTCTTCGACCGCGGTTCGCTGACGCTCGACACGGGGCGCGCACCTGAAGTTGACGCCCACATCTCCGCCGACCCCCAGGCCTTCCAGCTGCTATTCATCGGCCGCCAAGGAATATGGAAACCAATTCTCGAAGGGAAGCTCACCGCGTGGGGACTGCGTCCCTGGAAGCTCCCCCGCATGCTCACCGTAATGAGCCCCCCGTAAGCCGTTCGACCACCGACCCGGCACGAAGCGCGCGCGATCGTCCACTGACCGAGGGGTGCACAACCCGGCAAGAGTCGGGTATCACCGACCGCTCGTACGCCGGGCGGCCGGGTCGCGCTCGGCCTGCCATCTGCCCAAGGCCCCCGCCGAGACGCGTGCGTACTTGGCCAGTGACGACTTGCACGTCGCGGACGCCGACACCCCGGCGTTGGAGCTCTACCGGTCGATGGGGTTCGTGGTCCGCCGCGAAGTGCACTTCGTGGTGCTGACGCGCTAAGCGTTGAAGTACTTCGCCTCGGGGTGGTGCACGATCAGGGCGTCGGTGGACTGCTCCGGGTGC contains:
- a CDS encoding site-2 protease family protein; protein product: MTDTARPSADDAPRRGSGWLMGRVVGVPVYVTPSWAVVALLITVMFAPNVRYDIPEIGTGRFAVSFAYAVLLYGSVLVHELGHAVTAMRMGLPVRRITLQLLGGVTEMGGQARSPRREFAIAAAGPALSIALGIGAWAAIHALGGDPGGLTGGSAASDPNDSVHLRIALELLDALMYANIVVGIFNLLPGLPLDGGVMLRSTLWAVTGRTYTATMAAGWVGRGLAVVVFFVPLLIDSWGDRKAQPFSMVWGALLAGFIWVGATAAMRGAQLREKLPELAVRGLTRRAIPVDSDLPLGEALRRAAEVGAYGLVVVDSTGRPVGLVNEASVSATPENRRPWVAVATLSRRLEPGLVLDAGLSGEDLLRRLDAFPATEYLVLESDGSIFGMLSTADVRRVVST
- a CDS encoding DUF732 domain-containing protein; the encoded protein is MSSSFSPVRQVAAVAAGFVVLGAVAIAASPGGAEAASTHDKVVQSYNQIYAGQQPMLAPSMDRSHVLFTGLLSDLTLAAEPGNEGAYIKLAKKTCDALPTWGAQSDRISQNVAALVGHDVDANQLITFVTASALAYCPGMQHFATD
- a CDS encoding glutamate--cysteine ligase, with the protein product MGKDVSTAEFTSADRRRFRDKLARCRSALDRMLAEGMFQEAGSKVGMELELYLVDAAFEPSLNNADVLAAIDDPRWQSELGKFNIELNTDPRTPAGDGFAEFRTELVQSLEHAEAMAQRLDTHLVMVGILPTLREEHIGPAALSESTRYAALNDQLLAARGEEFRIVIDGTDRLVMSADTVAHEAACTSAQFHVQTEPAAFADCWNAAQAVAAVQVAVGANSPLLYGHRLWAETRVPLFEQAVDPRPPELRVQGVRPRVWFGERWIDSVDDLFEENTRYFPPLLPICADEDPLAALDAGGVPSLSELTLHNGTVYRWNRPVYSVEDDVAHLRVENRVLPAGPTVADTVANGAFFFGLVRGLTGHRGRVWADLDFDAARANFRVAARHGLDATLTWPGLGEVPAVDLVRHTLLPIAAAGLDDWGVSPAERDATLGIIEGRCTHRRNGASWQQDFLAARENAGLDREQALHELTQRYHQYMHAGEPVHTWPLP
- a CDS encoding GNAT family N-acetyltransferase — translated: MTISLLPDAGLDDPVRYALRGPQHALGVHAEHCAAFRADVGPFAFLDDPADPEHWAALRALLPDRTVIVLDVPDGQVPADWTVLRRIVGRQLVDPVRRQLDDPELVELGEADGPQMLDLVNRTQPGPFAERTIAFGGYLGLRGPGGDLRAMAGRRMWSGNAIEISAVCADPAHRGQGLARRVVHAVSAGIQADGATPYLHVADANTPALGLYHAMGFVLRREVHFVVLTPAG
- a CDS encoding helix-turn-helix domain-containing protein, with translation MSRNYGHYCGLARALDVVGDRWNLLIVRQLLMAPARYRELFEGLPGVATNLLADRLRDLETAGVIERRLAEEGNAIVYALTPWGAELREPVEGLIRWSTPLMTRGPGGDHFRAEWLVLPLSVLLTGKAAARRSSTVGIAVDGVLVQVRMTRSGTEVSPHDGRDLDAVVRADAPIVLGLAAGVLGLDDTRGLVEIEGDEAAVRAVFNPPPRRAPGAQRAELDGRARSRRQ
- a CDS encoding alpha/beta fold hydrolase, which encodes MADTGRPAWVDDELFPFESRFVDIGGHTVHYVDEGSGPTLLFLHGNPTWSFDYRDVVRALRDEFRCVALDYPGFGLSSAGPGYRYLPEEHAAVVVDFLDHLGLSDVTLVAHDWGGPIGLYAVEQRPDTFERLVLANTWAWPLNGDLVVELASRLMGGPIGRELIRRFNLFVNAMIPVGHRLRKPTPDEMAHYRNALATHSRREASAVFPRRITASRDFLAGIEAGLADLAALPTLIVWGDADFAFRAKERQRWEQIFADHRTVIIEGAGHFVQSDAPEEFAAAIRGWWSAPDGRRTSPAREDIRRKTPRQP
- a CDS encoding TfoX/Sxy family protein, whose protein sequence is MAYDVHLADRVREPLVDGSPVTEQRMFGGLAFLVAGKIAVAASSQGGLLVRVDPARTYHLLATTNARPMEMRIRAIQGWLHIDGDDLRTKRQLAEWIAVGTTTARNTPATGANR
- a CDS encoding maleylpyruvate isomerase N-terminal domain-containing protein encodes the protein MAPAATHSGAPDTMARARAALRDVVPSLVTLVSCIPDANSASVGTWTVGDVAAHLSHSFRADTDAIAGRPVPETVVTKAGIAEATAKLLAEDSERDPAALAARIGTLAGEFDDVASRSQSATVDWLQGTRLPVSAVACHLLNECLIHGHDIATATGRPWPIQRHHALLAIEAFVLPLIAALPPTAFLNQEKAGSFRARIELRLRGGQRTVMVFDRGSLTLDTGRAPEVDAHISADPQAFQLLFIGRQGIWKPILEGKLTAWGLRPWKLPRMLTVMSPP